From the genome of Scytonema hofmannii PCC 7110, one region includes:
- a CDS encoding helix-turn-helix domain-containing protein: MSEQALVIDHLQKDSTLPVMPNPPLWTSHDSGWNNIHVAHFRQPALELPEFTSLQHIITAVVPPQTVKVEFVFEGRLQTVQYYPSDYIDNCVEIFPASQDCKICWDKEIEFTHFYLEPTFVSHVAHEAIDPDCVEILFEPKIQDFLIYQICLALKSDLDVHGSGTGFYADSMATALSAHLLRHYSTREHKLREYEDGLPKDKLKQAIEYINEHLTDKEKLSLEKIATKLNISHYYFCRLFKQSTGMAPHQYLIQQRVERAKQLLKHTKRTVTDVAIECGFANQSHFAKHFRQHTGVTPKEFRKM, from the coding sequence ATGTCAGAGCAGGCTTTGGTTATCGATCATTTGCAGAAAGATTCGACTTTACCAGTTATGCCAAACCCGCCTCTTTGGACAAGTCATGATTCGGGATGGAACAATATTCATGTAGCACATTTTCGTCAGCCAGCTTTGGAATTACCAGAATTTACTAGTCTGCAACACATTATTACTGCTGTAGTTCCGCCTCAAACAGTAAAAGTAGAATTTGTTTTCGAGGGTCGTTTACAAACGGTGCAGTATTATCCAAGCGACTATATAGATAACTGCGTTGAAATATTTCCTGCAAGCCAAGATTGTAAAATTTGTTGGGATAAAGAGATTGAGTTCACTCATTTCTATCTTGAGCCTACATTTGTTTCTCATGTTGCTCACGAGGCAATCGATCCGGATTGCGTTGAAATTTTATTTGAACCAAAGATACAGGATTTCCTAATTTATCAGATTTGTCTAGCACTCAAATCAGATTTAGATGTTCATGGAAGTGGAACTGGCTTTTATGCAGATTCAATGGCAACCGCGCTATCGGCTCATTTACTGCGGCATTACTCAACACGCGAACACAAGCTTCGAGAGTATGAAGATGGTTTACCCAAAGACAAATTAAAGCAAGCTATTGAATATATCAACGAGCATTTAACTGATAAAGAGAAATTATCATTGGAGAAAATTGCTACTAAATTGAATATCAGTCACTACTATTTTTGTCGTCTGTTTAAACAATCTACAGGAATGGCTCCTCATCAATACTTGATTCAACAGAGGGTAGAACGGGCAAAGCAGTTGTTGAAGCATACAAAGCGAACGGTTACGGACGTGGCGATAGAATGCGGATTTGCAAACCAGAGCCACTTTGCCAAGCACTTTCGCCAACATACAGGGGTTACACCTAAAGAATTTCGCAAGATGTAG
- a CDS encoding carbohydrate porin: MSFFPQGFASDYVDKNSFANNSARNFSTYGLVNNQLLLANDRAGAGAAISWNPGKGAFTIRGVYRAQQAGLANTKPDFTNSSQQGGLFDDPNLGVVELEFSPSKTFAIRLQYSGGTQDGEEYNVLGANLELALGKKVGLFGRFGYAFNFPGNIQPTSWSAGVVFPDFLAKGANLGFSVGQPLIFQERDNLLGFFNSTQTNYEAFYKLPINDNISVSPILQVITDPGNSQANTIYTGTLRTVFSF; the protein is encoded by the coding sequence GTGTCTTTCTTCCCTCAAGGCTTTGCTTCCGATTACGTAGATAAAAACAGCTTTGCTAATAACAGTGCAAGAAACTTCTCAACTTACGGCTTAGTCAACAATCAACTACTACTAGCAAACGATCGCGCCGGAGCAGGAGCAGCAATCAGTTGGAATCCCGGTAAAGGTGCGTTCACAATTAGGGGAGTCTATCGCGCACAACAAGCTGGTCTTGCTAACACCAAACCTGATTTTACCAACAGTAGCCAGCAAGGAGGTCTATTTGATGACCCGAATTTAGGTGTGGTTGAACTTGAGTTTTCACCTTCTAAGACTTTTGCAATTCGGCTTCAGTATAGTGGAGGAACTCAAGATGGAGAAGAATACAATGTCTTAGGTGCTAACTTAGAGCTAGCCCTTGGTAAGAAAGTTGGACTCTTTGGACGCTTTGGTTATGCCTTTAACTTTCCTGGTAATATCCAACCTACCTCTTGGTCAGCAGGTGTTGTATTCCCAGATTTTTTGGCAAAGGGTGCTAATCTTGGGTTTTCTGTAGGTCAACCTCTCATCTTTCAAGAAAGAGATAACCTTCTCGGCTTTTTTAACAGTACCCAAACTAACTACGAAGCGTTTTATAAATTACCAATCAACGATAACATATCAGTTTCGCCAATATTGCAGGTCATCACTGACCCTGGAAACTCGCAAGCAAACACGATTTACACAGGCACTTTGCGGACGGTTTTTTCCTTTTAA
- a CDS encoding Rpn family recombination-promoting nuclease/putative transposase: MKRDSIYYQIFKRFPDLLFELVNDPPEGAQNYRFESVEVKETSFRIDGVFLPPVDATDKIIFFAEVQFQKDEDLYYRFFTESMMYLNRNRWEYDDWFCVVIFPSRSLEPSDRKTHRMFLNSDQVQRIYLDELGEPNQQPIGINLMQLTIASEQEMAEQARRLIERVQLEETETLPKNEIIDIITTIAVYKFASLSREEVEAMLGLTLEQTRVYQEAKAEGRVEGRVEGRVEGREEQKAEMLRVTVPLLLKMGMSVEQIAQELKVDLEAVRLAAQQNT, from the coding sequence ATGAAACGCGATTCTATCTACTATCAGATTTTTAAGCGGTTTCCAGATTTACTGTTTGAACTAGTGAATGACCCTCCTGAAGGAGCACAAAATTATCGATTTGAGTCGGTTGAAGTCAAAGAAACTTCTTTTCGCATCGACGGCGTGTTTTTGCCGCCTGTGGACGCAACAGACAAAATTATCTTTTTTGCAGAAGTTCAATTCCAAAAAGATGAAGATCTCTATTATCGATTCTTTACTGAGTCGATGATGTACTTGAACCGAAATCGGTGGGAATATGACGATTGGTTCTGTGTCGTTATTTTTCCATCACGCTCATTGGAACCAAGTGATCGCAAAACCCATCGAATGTTTTTGAATAGCGACCAAGTGCAGCGAATTTATCTTGATGAATTGGGGGAGCCAAATCAGCAGCCAATAGGCATCAACTTGATGCAGTTGACAATTGCATCGGAACAAGAAATGGCAGAGCAAGCACGTCGATTGATTGAGCGAGTACAATTAGAGGAAACGGAGACACTGCCGAAAAACGAAATCATCGACATTATTACCACAATCGCCGTTTACAAATTTGCTTCATTGAGTAGAGAGGAAGTAGAAGCTATGCTGGGACTGACTTTAGAGCAGACAAGAGTTTATCAGGAAGCGAAAGCTGAGGGTCGCGTTGAAGGTCGCGTTGAAGGTCGCGTTGAAGGTCGCGAAGAACAGAAAGCTGAAATGTTGAGAGTCACTGTGCCTCTGTTACTTAAAATGGGAATGAGCGTAGAGCAGATTGCTCAAGAGCTGAAAGTCGATCTAGAAGCTGTCCGCTTAGCTGCACAGCAGAACACCTAA
- a CDS encoding DUF433 domain-containing protein: MSTTITDIGTLITRHPGIHGGCPIIAETGVTVRRIAIWYKQGLRAEEIAARIGHLSIAQVYAALTYYHINREEIDNDIAEEEAEADRIESLHKASRQS, encoded by the coding sequence ATGTCAACTACTATTACTGATATTGGTACTCTCATTACCCGTCACCCTGGAATTCATGGGGGCTGTCCGATTATTGCTGAAACTGGTGTCACAGTGCGACGAATTGCTATTTGGTATAAACAAGGTTTGAGAGCAGAAGAGATTGCTGCACGGATTGGGCATTTAAGCATTGCACAAGTTTATGCGGCATTAACGTATTATCATATAAATCGAGAAGAAATTGATAATGATATTGCTGAAGAAGAAGCAGAAGCTGACCGGATAGAGTCATTACATAAAGCTAGCAGACAGTCATGA
- a CDS encoding S8 family serine peptidase: protein MLDASDLSGGSFDANAMGSVLPGLDASGLPSVTAYGLTNSLQSNPRPLSVSSLPTLDSPVSSFSTGVFTVGETGEVSFDYLVDGGKYQGELAIFSLQGIERYGIGSKLFVQEAALRASTNSDLGHIVISDRTEGARFDGSPSERNFNAGQYQGVKKFSMRTGEQFGIMLVSNGTVQDVLRNPDNAKNRPMFSMPEVNLDSTVQMAQVVNVVADGNSFAFEDLWLNQNSDRDYNDMVFQIQGAKAQVAPLKDLINPDRDWRSSQQGQQLEEYAAKSLEEYEQSIVDPQDLAGNTIDKARKVSVSSRGKLYRGWVGTIDTNDFYSFSLGTRNEFKLSLDGLTSDANVELLDINGNVIQSSKNVGTATESINTTLESGAYRIRVNSSGNIGTAFNLNVSVTPLIQVAGVTITTTGSEETGEIATAESLPLIEVINSNNPGDNSFSSDPRFTGIDGQLNNGTRLSTVIIDTGINLQHPFFGNRIANSFDFADDDPDATDDSGDRGHGTNVTSIAAGSGTYNTSSKDTVTYRGVAPNANIIHLKVFEQNLDTFSFGDVEQALQWVVENAERFNIMSVNMSLGDGSNYNTLQSRDFNEKIAEQTRKKGISDELEALARKNVIVVSASGNNFFSFGSAQGVTYPSADPNSLSIGAVYDANVGSQSYVSGAIANTTNVDRITPFSQRHETLTTVFGPGAIITGAGMENNDLNTSNTFNDNFLSRMSGTSQAAPHVAGMVVLAQELALQELGRILTPAEFRQLLRDTSDPIFDGDENNNGQVDIGDEDDNVINTQRTYRRVNMLALANAILDLKPPSDRQIDLTAKSFDVVGEKFNTGDNFSVAFDIENLGSDKSYPFDVNFYLSSDATISEQDTLLGNFRINNLNRNSNTGIITQNLTLPSPDNPAWNSFGSGNAYIGMIIDGLNEVGETNEGNNRNRGVSIDKDTIQINQRGKLKVTFNRIQGDFDDFPFGSSDFYGEVYFPGDTSPRKTPQIDNNDDIYPNWQLDSNVSGVKTLITISALDNDPVVQDALIILLNLIYNLFSGEITFIDEINEYVIGKGGNQIYVPLNDDDGRGGIWFTVDFEPQA, encoded by the coding sequence ATGTTGGATGCTTCTGATCTATCAGGCGGGAGTTTTGATGCCAATGCTATGGGAAGTGTACTGCCAGGATTGGACGCATCGGGTTTACCGTCAGTAACTGCATACGGACTTACTAACTCACTTCAGTCAAATCCGCGTCCTCTTTCTGTTTCTAGCCTACCTACATTAGATTCACCAGTTTCAAGCTTTAGTACTGGAGTTTTTACTGTGGGTGAAACTGGAGAAGTTAGCTTTGACTATCTTGTTGATGGCGGCAAGTATCAAGGTGAATTAGCCATCTTTAGCTTGCAAGGTATTGAGCGGTATGGGATTGGGTCTAAATTGTTTGTACAGGAAGCTGCACTTCGAGCTTCAACGAATTCTGACCTTGGACACATTGTCATTTCAGACCGCACCGAGGGAGCAAGGTTTGATGGCAGTCCTAGTGAACGCAATTTTAATGCGGGACAATACCAAGGTGTAAAGAAATTCTCAATGCGAACTGGTGAACAGTTCGGTATCATGCTCGTTTCTAACGGTACGGTGCAGGATGTTTTGCGTAATCCTGATAATGCTAAGAACCGTCCGATGTTTTCGATGCCAGAAGTGAATCTTGATAGTACAGTTCAGATGGCACAGGTTGTTAACGTAGTAGCAGATGGAAATTCCTTTGCCTTTGAAGATTTGTGGCTAAATCAAAACTCAGACCGCGACTACAATGACATGGTTTTTCAGATACAAGGTGCAAAAGCACAAGTAGCACCACTTAAAGATTTGATTAATCCAGATAGAGACTGGCGTAGTTCACAACAAGGTCAGCAGTTAGAAGAATATGCAGCTAAGTCTCTAGAAGAGTATGAACAATCAATAGTAGACCCGCAAGACTTAGCTGGAAACACAATAGATAAAGCACGTAAAGTTAGCGTATCTAGCCGTGGGAAACTGTATCGGGGTTGGGTAGGCACAATTGATACTAATGACTTTTATTCTTTCAGTTTAGGCACGCGAAATGAGTTTAAATTGTCACTTGATGGTTTAACTTCTGATGCAAATGTTGAGTTATTAGACATCAATGGTAACGTAATTCAGAGTTCAAAAAATGTTGGTACAGCAACAGAGTCGATTAATACGACTTTAGAATCAGGTGCTTACAGAATTCGAGTGAATTCGTCTGGAAATATCGGTACTGCATTCAATTTAAACGTATCTGTCACTCCACTGATTCAAGTTGCAGGTGTCACTATCACAACTACAGGGTCAGAAGAAACAGGTGAAATAGCAACTGCTGAATCGCTGCCACTAATAGAAGTTATAAATTCTAATAATCCAGGCGATAATAGCTTTAGTAGCGATCCTCGTTTTACAGGGATAGATGGGCAGTTAAATAACGGAACTCGCCTTTCTACGGTAATTATAGATACAGGAATTAACTTACAGCATCCTTTCTTTGGTAACCGTATTGCTAATAGCTTTGATTTTGCAGACGATGACCCAGATGCTACAGATGATAGCGGAGATAGAGGACACGGCACGAATGTCACTAGTATAGCTGCTGGTTCTGGTACATACAACACTAGTTCTAAAGATACAGTTACTTACAGAGGAGTGGCACCAAATGCAAATATTATTCACTTGAAAGTATTCGAACAAAATTTAGATACCTTTAGTTTTGGTGATGTTGAACAGGCTTTACAGTGGGTAGTTGAAAACGCAGAAAGATTTAACATTATGAGCGTTAATATGTCGCTAGGTGATGGTAGCAATTACAATACGCTTCAATCAAGAGATTTTAATGAGAAGATCGCAGAACAAACCAGAAAGAAAGGTATAAGTGATGAACTTGAAGCTTTAGCAAGAAAAAATGTGATTGTTGTTTCTGCTTCTGGTAACAACTTTTTCAGCTTTGGTTCTGCTCAAGGTGTAACCTATCCCTCTGCTGACCCTAATTCATTATCAATTGGGGCTGTATATGATGCTAATGTAGGTTCTCAAAGTTATGTAAGTGGCGCGATCGCAAATACCACTAATGTAGACCGCATCACACCATTTTCTCAACGCCATGAAACATTGACAACTGTGTTTGGTCCAGGCGCTATAATAACTGGTGCTGGAATGGAGAATAACGATCTAAATACTAGTAATACTTTTAATGACAACTTCCTAAGTAGAATGTCTGGTACTAGCCAAGCAGCGCCTCACGTAGCAGGGATGGTGGTGCTAGCACAAGAATTAGCACTGCAAGAACTTGGAAGAATACTGACTCCTGCTGAGTTTCGCCAGCTATTACGCGATACTAGCGACCCAATATTTGATGGAGATGAAAATAATAATGGACAGGTGGATATAGGAGACGAGGACGACAATGTTATTAATACACAGCGAACATACCGCCGTGTAAATATGCTTGCTTTAGCGAATGCAATTCTCGATTTAAAGCCACCTAGTGACAGACAAATTGATTTAACTGCAAAAAGTTTTGATGTTGTAGGAGAAAAATTTAATACAGGAGATAACTTTAGTGTTGCCTTCGATATTGAGAATCTAGGTTCAGATAAGTCATATCCCTTCGATGTTAATTTTTATTTATCCTCTGATGCAACTATCTCCGAGCAAGATACTTTATTGGGTAATTTTAGAATTAACAATTTGAATCGTAATAGTAACACTGGAATTATAACACAAAATCTTACTCTACCATCACCAGATAATCCTGCATGGAATAGTTTTGGTAGCGGGAATGCTTATATTGGAATGATTATAGATGGATTAAACGAAGTTGGAGAGACAAACGAAGGTAATAACAGAAATCGTGGAGTTTCTATAGATAAAGATACCATCCAAATTAACCAGCGCGGCAAGTTAAAAGTAACTTTTAATCGAATCCAAGGCGACTTTGATGACTTTCCCTTCGGTTCATCTGACTTTTATGGAGAAGTGTATTTTCCTGGTGATACTTCTCCCCGTAAAACTCCTCAAATTGATAATAACGATGATATTTACCCGAATTGGCAACTAGATTCCAATGTTAGTGGTGTGAAGACACTAATTACTATTTCGGCACTAGACAACGATCCAGTTGTCCAAGATGCTCTGATTATTCTTTTAAATCTCATCTATAACCTTTTCTCAGGTGAAATCACTTTCATTGATGAAATCAATGAATATGTTATAGGAAAAGGAGGTAACCAGATTTATGTACCGCTTAATGATGATGATGGCAGGGGAGGAATATGGTTTACAGTAGATTTTGAACCACAAGCATAA
- a CDS encoding NB-ARC domain-containing protein — protein sequence MFPRDFLAQMARNYELSKEQEEVFLLRYGEELNYHDIAKKLNTSEGACLKRMGQVYNKFKVSGSSRGKENRLRIFLVEQLQQGVTQSSLESTTFTETPQDPPVMTMVSPEIIVHQVTESRTTSSPIYENLPKRECTNFIGRRQELARLLELLSFEHPAHLISVDGVGGVGKTTLVLETAHLCLKASTPGSGVLTFKEITIPTFEAIIFTSAKQQYLKALRILPRLKRERNLRDIYRTIAHTLERPEISYRSPEDQLDLIRDSLKQQRTLLIVDNLETIEDKQELLSFVYDLPRTVKVILTTREQALFVPIRLESLGKEDALNLIAYQAEEKGVELKPDEIQLLYENTHGIPAAIVYTVGQLAAKYTLDYVLTKLKSADGDVARFCFKTSVEPLRGKPSHRILMTLSLFSKPVERETIAAIAMEDSIHTDEGLAKLQQLSLVRQQDARYSLHPLTREYAAAELTANPEFEQPVRSQWVKWYLKFSQEYGNIDEKKWYSEYSHLDLEWENLQDVMKWCREKRKYDDLLSFWRQIKGYTHVRGYWDDRLVWTDWLLEAAEERGERSTLAEILYDKGWTLTLTRQPKCLEEASALLQLAWELRNHQDITFQVELVARMVVLSIHQNKFDEAYDWMKIKQNMLKQSGLEELERQRQHIQTLYYQAKIFFLNEDYIQAKKLYQQALKQAKDIGWQRAEIAIQNWLADIAIEEGNLEVAQQILDRGFPLAEHNKDKHSIAFHQRSYAYLSQRQGNLEKARNWAKEAAFSFESLKMIPEATEMRTLLQNIGGVN from the coding sequence ATGTTCCCACGCGACTTTCTGGCGCAAATGGCTCGTAACTATGAACTCTCTAAAGAGCAGGAGGAGGTTTTTCTGCTTCGCTACGGCGAGGAACTGAATTATCACGATATCGCTAAGAAGTTAAATACATCTGAAGGCGCTTGCTTGAAGCGGATGGGACAGGTGTACAACAAGTTTAAAGTGAGTGGTAGCAGTCGCGGTAAAGAGAATCGACTCCGAATTTTTCTTGTCGAGCAACTACAACAGGGTGTAACACAATCGTCTTTAGAGTCAACGACTTTTACAGAAACTCCTCAAGATCCTCCCGTTATGACTATGGTTTCTCCTGAAATTATAGTCCATCAAGTTACAGAAAGTAGAACTACCTCATCACCTATCTACGAAAACTTACCCAAGCGAGAATGTACTAATTTTATTGGTCGCCGTCAAGAATTGGCTCGCTTGTTAGAACTGCTTTCTTTCGAGCATCCAGCTCATTTGATTAGTGTTGATGGTGTTGGGGGTGTGGGAAAGACAACACTTGTCTTGGAAACCGCTCATCTTTGCCTCAAGGCTAGTACTCCCGGTTCAGGAGTGCTAACTTTTAAGGAAATAACTATACCAACTTTTGAGGCAATTATTTTTACATCAGCTAAACAGCAGTATTTGAAAGCTTTACGTATTTTGCCTCGTCTCAAACGCGAACGTAATTTACGAGATATATACCGAACGATCGCTCATACCCTAGAACGCCCTGAAATTAGCTACAGATCTCCAGAGGATCAGCTTGACTTGATTCGAGATAGCTTAAAGCAACAGCGAACTTTGCTGATTGTAGACAATTTGGAAACTATCGAAGATAAACAGGAATTATTAAGCTTTGTATACGACTTGCCACGTACAGTTAAAGTTATCCTGACTACACGCGAACAGGCTCTGTTTGTCCCAATCCGTTTGGAATCGCTAGGGAAAGAAGATGCTTTAAACTTAATCGCATACCAAGCAGAAGAAAAAGGGGTAGAGCTAAAGCCCGATGAAATTCAGTTACTGTATGAGAACACCCATGGTATCCCGGCAGCAATCGTTTATACTGTTGGTCAGTTAGCAGCAAAATATACACTGGACTATGTGCTGACAAAATTAAAAAGCGCAGACGGTGATGTCGCTCGCTTCTGTTTCAAGACTTCTGTGGAACCTTTGCGAGGAAAACCGTCTCACAGAATACTCATGACACTATCGTTATTCTCCAAACCAGTTGAGAGAGAAACCATTGCAGCAATTGCTATGGAGGACTCGATTCATACTGATGAAGGATTAGCCAAACTTCAACAACTTTCGCTAGTTCGTCAGCAGGACGCACGTTATAGCTTACACCCTTTGACTCGCGAGTATGCGGCTGCCGAACTCACAGCCAATCCTGAATTTGAACAGCCCGTGCGATCGCAGTGGGTAAAGTGGTATTTAAAATTCTCCCAGGAATATGGCAACATCGATGAAAAAAAATGGTATTCCGAATACAGCCACTTAGATTTGGAATGGGAGAATCTTCAAGATGTGATGAAATGGTGCAGGGAAAAGAGAAAATATGACGACCTCCTCAGTTTTTGGCGACAAATTAAAGGATATACTCACGTGCGAGGATATTGGGATGACCGCTTGGTGTGGACGGATTGGTTGCTTGAGGCTGCAGAAGAACGGGGCGAGCGATCGACATTAGCGGAAATCCTGTATGACAAAGGTTGGACGCTCACTTTGACAAGACAGCCAAAATGTTTGGAAGAAGCAAGCGCACTTTTACAACTGGCTTGGGAGTTACGAAATCATCAAGACATCACCTTCCAAGTGGAATTGGTAGCTAGGATGGTTGTTCTCTCCATCCATCAAAACAAATTTGACGAAGCATATGACTGGATGAAAATCAAGCAAAATATGCTGAAACAGTCTGGGTTAGAAGAGTTAGAACGTCAGCGACAGCACATTCAAACCCTTTATTATCAAGCTAAAATTTTCTTCCTTAATGAGGATTATATTCAAGCAAAAAAACTTTACCAACAGGCACTAAAACAAGCCAAGGATATAGGATGGCAACGGGCAGAGATTGCCATTCAAAACTGGCTAGCCGACATAGCAATTGAGGAAGGAAATTTAGAGGTTGCTCAACAAATCTTGGATCGCGGTTTCCCTTTAGCAGAGCATAACAAAGATAAGCATTCGATTGCCTTTCACCAGCGTTCCTATGCTTACCTGTCACAGCGACAAGGAAATTTGGAAAAAGCTCGTAACTGGGCTAAAGAAGCAGCTTTTAGTTTTGAGAGTTTGAAAATGATACCGGAAGCAACGGAAATGAGAACCTTGCTCCAGAATATTGGAGGTGTCAATTGA
- a CDS encoding RidA family protein, which yields MRKQLINPPELYDGRPHGMSKAVIDTATATVYISGQVDWDMNHQVSCHTVEGQLSNVLTNLNIVLDASGSSVENLLSLRIYIRGEFGEFIETIAPIVTQYLGESRPAITGIGVSSLASPETLVEIEATAALA from the coding sequence ATGAGAAAGCAACTAATAAATCCGCCAGAACTTTATGATGGAAGACCGCACGGGATGTCCAAAGCGGTTATCGATACCGCAACGGCTACCGTTTACATTTCTGGTCAAGTTGACTGGGACATGAACCACCAAGTTTCATGCCATACCGTCGAGGGGCAACTCTCGAATGTGCTGACTAACCTAAACATCGTCTTAGATGCATCGGGAAGCTCCGTAGAAAATCTGCTTAGCCTTCGCATCTACATTCGTGGTGAATTTGGAGAATTCATCGAGACCATTGCTCCAATTGTCACGCAATATTTAGGAGAGTCGCGCCCAGCTATTACTGGCATCGGTGTTTCTTCACTGGCCTCTCCAGAAACGTTGGTTGAGATTGAGGCAACAGCAGCACTGGCGTGA
- a CDS encoding helix-turn-helix domain-containing protein, with amino-acid sequence MTSNFLNSLELSQRWNKTLMFSSRQMNWNGVLVEQCQSPASAFEMELPALSDHWLYLHTGQPAPLIQRRDDRLHESILLKGDNLFVPAGQPSYWRQDRDMSGVICAPLHICLKPELIRQVAEASDIDSKRFDLVHCFGQQDLQLHHIGMLMFAELRSGGMMGQLYAESLTQVLVIHLLRHYSTLTQPILTQTITSQNRSLTRAQLQQAIDYIHTYLNRDLSLAELASVVNISPTYFASLFKQAMGISPHQYVIQQRVEKAKVMLLKTDLAIADIALQVGFSSQSHLTQQFKRLTGMTPKQVR; translated from the coding sequence ATGACAAGCAACTTTCTCAACTCGCTCGAACTCAGCCAACGGTGGAATAAAACGCTGATGTTCTCCAGTCGGCAGATGAACTGGAATGGCGTTTTGGTTGAGCAGTGTCAAAGTCCTGCTTCAGCTTTTGAAATGGAACTCCCTGCCCTATCGGATCATTGGCTCTACTTACATACAGGACAGCCCGCTCCTTTAATTCAAAGACGGGACGATCGCTTGCATGAATCAATCCTTCTCAAAGGGGACAACCTCTTTGTTCCGGCTGGACAACCGAGCTATTGGCGTCAAGATCGAGATATGAGTGGTGTCATTTGCGCTCCACTGCACATCTGCTTAAAACCGGAATTAATTAGACAAGTTGCTGAAGCCTCCGACATTGATTCAAAACGGTTCGACCTCGTGCATTGTTTCGGTCAGCAAGATTTGCAACTTCATCACATTGGAATGCTGATGTTCGCGGAGTTGCGATCGGGTGGCATGATGGGTCAATTATATGCTGAATCGTTGACCCAAGTGTTAGTGATTCATTTGCTGCGGCACTATTCGACCTTGACGCAACCCATCTTGACGCAAACCATTACATCTCAGAATAGAAGCTTAACTCGCGCCCAGTTGCAACAAGCGATCGATTATATTCACACTTACCTCAATCGAGATTTGTCTCTGGCTGAATTAGCAAGCGTTGTTAACATCAGCCCCACTTACTTTGCAAGTTTGTTTAAGCAAGCAATGGGAATCTCGCCGCATCAGTATGTGATTCAACAGCGAGTAGAGAAGGCAAAAGTGATGTTGTTGAAAACGGACTTAGCAATTGCAGACATCGCTTTACAAGTCGGCTTCTCTAGTCAAAGCCACCTGACGCAACAGTTTAAACGTCTCACTGGAATGACTCCAAAGCAGGTTCGTTAA
- a CDS encoding type II toxin-antitoxin system HicB family antitoxin, translating into MKYSILIQWSEDDRAYVASLPEWGKYARTHGETYEEALENAKEILEDLVYAYEQIGKPLPEPSTLQIA; encoded by the coding sequence ATGAAATATAGCATTTTGATTCAGTGGTCTGAGGACGATCGGGCTTATGTTGCTAGTTTACCGGAATGGGGGAAATACGCCCGGACACATGGGGAAACTTATGAAGAAGCACTTGAGAACGCTAAGGAAATTTTAGAAGATCTGGTGTATGCCTATGAGCAAATCGGTAAGCCTTTACCAGAGCCTTCTACACTACAGATAGCGTAA